Sequence from the Microplitis demolitor isolate Queensland-Clemson2020A chromosome 7, iyMicDemo2.1a, whole genome shotgun sequence genome:
aactaaaaaatgttattgttGTTTCCCAAAGCTTCATCATTTTAGCGTTTATTGCCATTATCCCAGTTATCACACAATGCCATATTGCTAACTGTAAATAaccatttaatttatgataaatacacaaatatatcaattcATTTTAGAGtagactaaaatttaatacacagccgcagtttattaaaaattatttcttttaaatttttcgtaagattaagggcattctcagaattttactaattaatttaaaaaaattaaaaccttaattgaaaaaaggacaacgttGTCGCAGTTTCGCTGAgatagaattttcaaaaaattacaattgttatcaattaggaattgaaaaagttttttgaataaatttaagcctaaaaagtttaactcccaatttaaattaactgtaggtattttttttatatctatatctcAGCACAATTATGAATACGttgccttttttttaattaatgcattattttttttttaattaattaataaaattttgatatgctcatgaaagtcattgaaaattttttaaaaatagggGACACTGTCTATGAATAGCCTTAATTTGTcgtgaataaaatttgaattaaaatatttacatttgaaaaataaaattaagatttagtttttttttcttaagtaaataaaaatgaatttctcaaaaaaaaaatttgaaaattttgatggcCCATAAAATCagcaaaaatgataaaacaaaattttattttattaacttggccgtattttttttataatgaaattgagcgaaaaaaaatggttaaaaattttaatggcttAAATTCACCATAtgaacagttttttttattagtatcgTTATAAAAAATGGGCTGGGTATTAAAAGTTCCGTGTAATCTTCAAGAGTTAAAGGTAATAATTACCTGTTGCGCGATACCAAAAAGAatgagtataaaataaaataatacggCCCAAAAAGGCGAAACTTGTTCAGCACCCAGTAGAGCAAGAGTTGCTGGCACTAGTTCCGTTGATAGTCTGAGACTCTGATAGCCAGACTCAGCAGTCAGATCCGCACCTGGTTTTATTGTACGCTGTCCTAGAAGAAATGACGCGTGGGACATGAATCTTTCGGGCGTGTTGCCGTAACCTGGAGGCGGCGCTTGATTGATTGGCCTCATAAAAACATAActagatattttttctataacaaaaaattacaaccAATAAATAACCGAGCAATTTAATGAAACAAATTGTTAACTACatcagataattaaatttataaattaccaaAAGAACTAGTCGTATATGTGTACCCATGGTATCGTAAAATTTGCACACACGTATTAGCTAAAAATGCTGCTAACAGTAGTACAACAATTGTCAAAACAATTACCAGGCTGGTGTCTCGTTGAAGAagattcttatatttattgtgtgcggcaatctaaaataaataaataaatacaattatttatttatatattcttagaccttgaaagattttttttataaaaatattaacctGCATTGCAGCAGCACCTAAAACCCCCCATGTAAGAAATACTTCAGATGAAGCAGCGACCCATGATTtactgtttataaaaaattcactccAAACAGTTGCCggaaataattgatttatcgtACCGGGTGGCGTTAAACCCAATAGTTTTGtacataatattaatgtacCGAATACTGGCACTAATGTAAATACATATACAACTTTTCCATATGATCTTAACCctgcaagtaaataaaatatattaattaattaaattttattaattaattctaaaaataatagtaataataccTTTGCTAAGAGAAACAAATACAATCATCCAAACAACGGCGAGATTAAATGCTACTTGAAATTTAAGAGTCACGACACCAGGACTCGGTTCATTTAAATGATGTCTCTGTAAAACGACTCCACTAAAATAATCAGGCACTGTTTCGTGTAATTTGTAAGATACTGATAAGTTCATTGGCTTGGTATCTTCacgatacaaaaaaaatggttcTGCCCAACGATATCTGTCTTGTTTTGTTATAAATgaatctctaaaaaaaatatttagtttatttaaattaaaagaaataatgaatttgTGGAAGATGGATAATTACCTGAAGTAAACGAACATCCAAGAAACTCCAATAATACTGTAAATACCAATAAGGGCATGTGCTACTAATAAAGCGATACCAACACCATGAAAAACTGGTGATATTTTCCACATGTCAACGGCACCGGCTGCAAGGCGTTGACCAAGACACACTTGTAATGTTAGCATTGGTATACCGAGTACCAATGACAATACTAAGAATTGTACGATAAAATTTGCTATaaaacagataaataattagaagttATTCAATTATTCGTACAGAGATACATGAGAATCAGGGCAAAATGAGCCccgaagaaaaataatttaatagtgtGAGTTTTTTACTCCGGTTCTATTATTTCTTCTAGCCCTTAcgtcatcataaaaaaatagaaattttaaatgtggTACAAAATGAGCAatcattaagaaatttttgaaattgaggaaatttatgaaattttgaatggCTCCCATTACCCAAGTCCGTATCGATTATTCGTGCAGTTAAAAGAATTTGGAGGCCTATTTTGCCTccttttttagtatttaaatttaaaaaataatctttaccTCCGAATTGAACACTGAGTATTGAAAATCggcttatattaaataaaccaAGTGTACAACCAAGACAAGCCAATGCTGGACTAAGCGCATGTGGCCATTTCCCCAATGGATTTTCCTCACTTTCTTCATCTTCATTTCCTCCCGCGCTTCCTGCGGCTCTTCGGGATCCATCTCTCTGTCTTTcacatctataaaaaaaaaaaattcaaaataattaaattcacatTTACCAACGGCGGGaatcttttaactttttctcgAACCAAATATTCTAAGATTCCTAAAGTTtctgcaattaaaatttttaaaaacaaaatactttattaaaataaaaaaaattatttgtctgaGCGATTGGTTCTtggatcaaaaaatttatttaaattatcaagtaccaaaacaaaaatcttttgatcccaattttcaaaatttcgttgCTTTTGTTCCtttatatttaactaaaaaaaaattacttagaaatatttattaattaaacgaTTACTTAATCTTATATCTTATATTTAACATCAATacgtaatattttaatatatgcaataaaataacattactATTAATGTCACTCAGCAAAAAGTGATAATTGTAGTCAATAACAAAAACatgctaaataatttaaacaaaaactattaatttatttatttattaatttacacatCCAAGGTCACTTAAAGGTTGCGATACCTCTATAAGATCATTGtcgcaaaaattaaattggatAAATGAGGTCAATAGactataaaaagtaaaaaataaatttttaaaaaaaccatatatatatatatataatctattacaAATATTTGACCTTTCTCGCGATGTAACAGctttatataagaaaaaaaaatggaatctAAAAAAACGGCAGTCATCAAggataacaacaataacaataacaataacagttATTACCGCAACTAGTTCGCGTTTCGCTTAACATTCggacttaaaaataataaataaattatattaccaCTTATCACATTAAAAACTTATCAATTCATTTAGTTCATATAAACATGTGATATATACAGtatttctatataattaaaatatattaagtcGTTATCACATCAgtagcattaaaaaaaaaagtaccttGGTCGTTGTCTCCGTTGACTATAATAAAAGTAACTCCTGCATATCGTCGTATTGTCGTAGCTCATCATATTAATATCATATCATATCTATAGTACAGCGACCGACGTCGTCGTCGGGGAGTCGCATCAGCGACCAGAGGTCGGATCGCAGTCGCAGTCGGAAAAATCGCGCGCGAAAATATTACCTCTTTACTTGATCGTGTTTGCCTGATACGAGGATTTTCCGACAGCGTCAAGTAAAGACTCACTACttagtaataacaataataataatactgacacatgtaaacattatttttattcaacacaTGTTATATACCTTCTCGATTATACTTATTGACACTtgtgttttattaaatatatatgcaacTCAACGTACATATGCACTTGtgttattgaaatattatcaACCGCATATACGCCTGGTGgacgattaatttattttatatatagacatatataatatatcaatatgTAATaatgcattattattattattaagtggcggtaaatttttgaaaatcgatcacaattaaattaattagtcaaatagatatttattacagaagttattatattattacataattgtaattaaataacaacaacTTTTTATCTATGGTAATAAATTGCCTCTTAACACGCGCGTTTTGAATGCAATATGAGAAATTGATCGTTAAAAACACGCGGTCAGCTGATATTGATtatcagaattttaattttttttaattagtgttattattactataaattatttattttttttgtttgtgccattaataattgttttaaaaaatacattagtaccgttaaattaaattgtaccGTATGAGTAGCAGTATACGGTGATTCTTAACAACCGGGGACGATACTTAACTTAACTCGCGAGTCGCGACTACTGAGGCGATTTAATGCGTATGATATAGCTAGTGACTTGGACTACCGCCTCCTAGGCCTTGATGGTCACCGCACGTAGACTCAACCATCGCCTGAACTTGCAGCAGGTATAACTGTAAGCTGCAAGTCACGTGAGGTGacttgtttatattttttttactcaaatttttgtatttttattgttggtaaattattatatgtacacagaatattaaactttatatGACGGTAATAAATCGCTGAGAAAATAAAGACAAAAGAAATTTTgggataataaatttttatattttacctgATAAacgataagatttttttttaattacaatccaaatattttttttttaattattaatcataacaATACCCTTTATCGTTAACTTTTTAATccaaaatttcaagtaaaataattttttttttacgttcttattaaaaaatatcagatacaaaaatttatctcccatttttaaataaaaatttctaatgaaattttttttcaagctttcaataaaattttgcctgaatttattttttcaaattttcaataaaaattttttttctatcaaaaatatacaaataatttgaatgatacaaaaaatagaattcaaataaaataattatttaaaaaaaaattaaagtatatatttacacgatgcaattgatatatatatatatagtatctATACATTGGATGGTTGCATTCAGAGCTCTAAGTACAACATGCATTCAAGTACAGAGTGCATACGTGAGCAAGAGCACATGTTGTATAGAGCTATCAATATAGCAACAATGACAGTGCAGTATACGGTGCATGCACCGGCTACACGTGTGTTAGTTGTGTGTCCGATAGGAGTCAACACATGGAAGAATTGCAGCTGGAGAACGAGCAGAGGGGGAGGAGTGTATTGGTCGCGAGTCAGACATGCGGAGGAACTAAAAACTATAAAGTGGGGGAGCATGTGCAGCGCTTTGTGCAACGCCGCTGCAGTGAGGGTATCAGGAGTTTAGATACATAAAGAGGTGAAATGGCGAGTCGATGCAGTTTATACATATAGCTTGCAAATGCCTCTGAGGATGAGTGGTGAACATCATGATAAACATTACTCACATCATTCAACTACGCTTATGCATCCCGGTTCATTTTTTGCCCCAATAAAATAGACTCCCGTTTCCGATACTGAAAATTCATCATGCCCATTGCTCaaactcataaatttaacTACTAAGGACTCCTAGGATTCCAAGgactaattttaattaatcataaaagcGTGTTGtgtaacagaaaaaaaattattgcagaGCTCAGCAAATTCAAAACCGTTTaataactgatttttttttttttttgagataaaaattacccataaacAAGAttgcaaaatttgtaattgaaaattaatgaatttttcaatagaaataatttccatgatatattaaattttaatgactaaTGGCAATATTGGAAATAAaacatgatcctgaagttaataacaattaaaagtttatggattttcttttaatgaatcaattacgaaaaaaaaaaacttaaaaaatgcacatgtcgaaaattaaaaaaactataggtgtaattttctaaatatttttttttttttaaattaacgttatggaaaaaaataaaaagttattagacgTACGCtcacttcagtatcataataaaGCTgtggaaataattaattaattaattgttttttttattcgaaataAGTAAGAAGACTTTATGTAAATATGAAATTGCAAAGAATATCTTATTCATAAGACGAACGCTTTCTAACTGACTAATTGCAACGAAAACTTAGTGACTAACACCATTGGTTTGGTTGCATGGGTACCTAAAGTATAAACAATACCGCGCATACATTTATCATTCTCAGTATTTACTTTATGTGGTTTTCTGCGCACTGATACTCTAAAATTGAGTACCAGGTTATAAATagtttaagtataaataaaatttagattcagttttatttataaaatagtaaataaattaaaccatGAACAGAGAACAAAAATTGTATGActaatgaaattattcaatttaaatttttgatgattagtagaaatttttctatcaaaattaaaaatttttaatagtcaattaaaagaatttaaaagtaaaaatttctaatgaaaaaatcgatgcattaaaaaaaaactaatgaatcATTTTTAACCCTACCTATAAGATCATTAAAATagtctacacagaaaaaaataatttcttggcgcaataAAGTTTTACCTGTCCCAAGAAGATTTTTACTTgccccaaaaaatttttcgcagtATGAAttgaaaccaaaaatttttttgggactagaaaaaattttacgccAAGAAATTGTTTCTAGTCCAAGGAATCCTTTTTTTTGTGTCAGTaccaactaaaaattattttaacatcgaccaaattttataccatatatggaatatttatttgaacttttaaatatttttattattatttataatctcttacctaaaattattacttttttaccacactaactaaaataaaaatacacataTAGAATTACATAACTAGTAACTGTTACGAGTTTGCATTGAAATTAATACCAATTGCTAAATCaacattatcattaataataggaaaccgaaaaattattattttttttactgataaattgCAACTTTTAAATAcggatagtaattttttctaaatacattacaataaacaattataaaccattcaatttcatttacccgcgcaattaaatatttttaaaaaatcctttcgataaaaaaaaattaattctctgTGCCGAGTTTTCGGTAAATAAATCACAAATAATGACTCATTATTtaaagtgaatttaaaaaaaagtttatttatttacacagaTGCACGTGTTGCATGCAAGTGCATTGTATTGTCGCGCAAGTGGTAAGTggaattcattttaaaaaccggAGCTACGCACTCTGGCCACTAAGTCTAattgcattatttaaaaaataaataaaacagacAGAGAAAGTACAGATGAGGTAAAAAGAAACTCGTGTGTCATGTCTCGTGTGCATCAACATGTGGGAATGTGGGCACTATATATTGTTACGATTATTAACGTTATCAGTTAAGTACGAAATAAAgataagtacatatatatacgcaACATATacgaaatatatatgtaagtatttttaagtcaagaataaataaatattaattttgaaagtttttatttcacgTGCTCGGTATCGTTTGACATTGAAACGGTTCCAAGGCCAGTCGTATCGTCACGAATACCCCTATCCTGATGCCCTTaaagcaaatatatatacctattCCTATTTAaaatgtgtgtatatatgtttgtgtatgtgtatctatatttatatatagtccTGCCGCAATTGCAGGCTGACCACTGGCCAAACTAGGGGAGTAATCAATATCATATCAGTATATAAGAAAAATGGGGATgaatatttagttataattttatatttttcactatctaacattatgaaaataatgtattatttttatatgagtTCTTCATATGATAGATATATAATTGGACggatttataatatttaagttCCGGGTTTTTGAGGTCTTTGATGTAAAAGAATtgaagtataaaattaaatgtaattttttagtacAATTAAATGtcatattatttagaaaaatatttgaaggATCAAGAGCTGTGCATAAACACTGACCCTGGGTGGTCATTGATGCGTGAAGACAACATGTAGCCAATTGACTGAATAAAACGAatgggacaaaaaaaaatattatatatttttattaatatttatacttatattattgttgtaaaagacattaaataaagaaagtgaACAAGAAGACGTTATTTTATGTTTCACAAAAGCATCTCTCAACATCCGGTCGTaggatgatgatgatcatgatgatgatgatgacgatgagaACAAGTACGAGAACTTCTCAAGCAATAAGCTACGGACtacaagttattttattattatactatgGTGATATCATTTCAAGTCTATTCAccgtaatttattattttttttaacatgatGAAATgataagtagaaaaaaaaattaatttaaacttcaaaCAGGGCAGCGTTGAAGGATAACaataggaataaaaaaaaaattgttgcgTAACGGTAAGCGGTGAAACAGCCCGTAtggagaaatattttttgacataTGGTTTATACCtacatattataatattatatatacatataaatatatactataaaaaaaaaattaaaaagaatatttGACGCAGgttctttttttgtttaattatttttgaatttaaattaaaaataagtatatttattatatacggtcattaaaaaatatatataacagtccggaagaaaatttaatccagAAAACTGCAAGTTCTCTGAAGCGAAGAACCGCAACAGTGCAACAGATTTCTTGTGTTCCTTGCGTATAATATGCATCGCAATTCCTAACACCGAGAAagaatgaaaacaaaataagaaaaaaatattgaccacCTACgctaaagaatatatatatatatatacagcgTACATTGGAGTATACAGTACAGTGCGTTGAAACGCGAACGATTAACGGCAcaccacatatatatatatatatatatatatatatatatatatatgaatgtaatGCATAAACATAACAATCTCCGCGAAAGGCGACATACACAATGCACATTGATGATGTTTTCTCATACGCCGTTTGTTtgcaatcaaaattttaaaaaatttaaataagaatatagACATTAAAATTCTTTGTCTACAAACAATCTGagtaaaaacataaattgttatttaaaataactttattaattaaatataaataaataaaattgcgtAAACTCACCGTCTGGTTGTTGGagttgaatttaaatgttGAGGAGAATTTATTCttgtaatattattaacattatcaCTATTATCACCATTAgcacaattattattagtgttattatttattgatgacGATCTATTGCTATTACGCCGACATGATCTTTCAGTAACACTATTATTTCCTCTTGAACGATTAATATTTCCTCTTCTACCTCTACTACGCGGTGTCAACAAATTATCACCGGCATTAGTTCTCGCAACAATAACCGGTGCACTCGATGGCCTCAAATTTGACGGGTTAGAATTAGTGTGAGCGGCCAATATTTCCGGAGCAATTAACGCGATGTCTGGTAATGAGTTTGGGGCAGAAATGGGCCGAGATGATGAGGCTGAAGATGAGGATGCTGATGACGATGTTGAGGTTGTTGTGAATGAAGATGACTCAATATTATCAACAGTCAATGGTCTGTGAGATGTCCTTTGTCTTGTTGATCCCTGAGGAAGACGGAGATGTCGAAGCCTGCGCATCGACGCACGCATCCACGACGAACTACTGGCGGGAGAATTTCCAACActattaaaaacaatagtcGTGTCTTCGTTATCATTATGATCGACCTCAAATGACAGCGGTGTTGAGTTTGAAGTAGAGGAAGTGGAAGTTGAATTGGAAGTTGATGTTCCTGCtgttgatgttgttgttgctgaTACATTATcagtgtaattattattactataatgattattatcttGGCTTGACAACGTGGACGCTATTGATTTTACCGTCGTCGTGTCGACGGGCATGGTGATACTGGCATTTGAATGTCCACCGCTACCGGCAACTGGCCCTGCTGATGAACGCATGCGTTTCTGGATTTTCTCTAGTGTGTATTCGTTATTACGAGCACCTGGTGATGACGATGTACTCTCTA
This genomic interval carries:
- the LOC103574133 gene encoding uncharacterized protein LOC103574133, which gives rise to MATALTTSDHKEEEDLIDLDGRACVSIVRVPETVNSEEHLLDVCPPRLEQKLSLTKEHKLIRQHCDNGDVLVTLGHDQVVPVRKRIDVVSSETIKRIRVITKNLEPVIKATQEQNAELSENNNEFNGSRTLGDDESSSSTSLEVDVKSTAADENELSAGNEEKKLWIKNSDGLLDEFNCKPSTSNKEIVPTHSKSSSLGQSSEVLASTSSSECSEVDWSWVEELERQRSLSIQSRRPKSLISVYTPTTASCTPINSTTIASITTTSTPTKTTLESTSSSPGARNNEYTLEKIQKRMRSSAGPVAGSGGHSNASITMPVDTTTVKSIASTLSSQDNNHYSNNNYTDNVSATTTSTAGTSTSNSTSTSSTSNSTPLSFEVDHNDNEDTTIVFNSVGNSPASSSSWMRASMRRLRHLRLPQGSTRQRTSHRPLTVDNIESSSFTTTSTSSSASSSSASSSRPISAPNSLPDIALIAPEILAAHTNSNPSNLRPSSAPVIVARTNAGDNLLTPRSRGRRGNINRSRGNNSVTERSCRRNSNRSSSINNNTNNNCANGDNSDNVNNITRINSPQHLNSTPTTRRCERQRDGSRRAAGSAGGNEDEESEENPLGKWPHALSPALACLGCTLGLFNISRFSILSVQFGANFIVQFLVLSLVLGIPMLTLQVCLGQRLAAGAVDMWKISPVFHGVGIALLVAHALIGIYSIIGVSWMFVYFRDSFITKQDRYRWAEPFFLYREDTKPMNLSVSYKLHETVPDYFSGVVLQRHHLNEPSPGVVTLKFQVAFNLAVVWMIVFVSLSKGLRSYGKVVYVFTLVPVFGTLILCTKLLGLTPPGTINQLFPATVWSEFFINSKSWVAASSEVFLTWGVLGAAAMQIAAHNKYKNLLQRDTSLVIVLTIVVLLLAAFLANTCVQILRYHGYTYTTSSFEKISSYVFMRPINQAPPPGYGNTPERFMSHASFLLGQRTIKPGADLTAESGYQSLRLSTELVPATLALLGAEQVSPFWAVLFYFILILFGIAQQLAIWHCVITGIMAINAKMMKLWETTITFFSCACAYILGLPMATEWGIYIVYFLDYTIGGAWWIIILYLVQVGAVFAVRGRPHTGEAVVAELFSPTGRCLKHWAGPLLSFTWNVILPIMLMVLSITLFRSSNFRELYSYRRNGKDYWAVWSRQLGASMQLIPILIIPAVAIIQTFRYLNNGPPDIFDRIQLLYRPSLEPESARRRITQLRNSGATNINHDNTGILPTTSDVPFEDPPPKYTPPPSYTTATGARIAKMLRQSFRQSVRRIASVLGESSVARARPALQPPPPDYATVLVEMNHTIVSRDIPTIHTIESRPDVTDVGVAMNNHHNHHHHHLHRNSHSGVPIMDLRVGSQTLDRVSRNTLDRCPVERTHSTIDRNRRRLHNTGSSNLTAADVANLLRSSIRRGTTKTHQTLQTNSLLNHQSAPPINATSIENLVTAAAPIGEDSLVFNKQDIPLVSEQNVDNNDIDIDNNDDNDNEDDNDIGNNDPDSHPDEVDVDVNIDVGDDEKDKTGQME